From a region of the Tursiops truncatus isolate mTurTru1 chromosome 2, mTurTru1.mat.Y, whole genome shotgun sequence genome:
- the EAPP gene encoding E2F-associated phosphoprotein isoform X3 has translation MNRLQDDYDPYAVEEPSDEEPALSSSEDEVDVLLHGTPEQKRKLIRECLTGESESSSEDEFEKEMEAELNSTIKTMEDKLSSLETGSSSGNGKVGTAPTKYYDDIYFDSDSEDEDKAAQVTKKKKKKQHRIPTNDELLYDPEKDDRDQAWVDAQRRGYHGFGIQRPRQQQQPFPNSDAVLNCPACMTTLCLDCQRHESYKTQYRAMFVMNCSINKEEILRYKTPENRKKRRGHKKMRSNQEDAAEQAETDVEEIYHPVMCSECSTEVAVYDKDEVFHFFNVLASHS, from the exons ATGAACCGCCTCCAAGATGACTATGACCCCTACGCAGTTGAAGAGCCTAGTGACGAGGAGCCGGCTTTGAGCAG TTCTGAAGATGAGGTGGATGTGCTTTTACATGGAACTCCCGAGCAAAAACGAAAACTTATCAGAGAATGTCTTACTGGAGAAAGTGAATCCTCTAGTGAagatgaatttgaaaaagaaatggaagctgAATTAAATTCCACCATAAAAACAATGGAGGACAAGTTATCCTCTCTAGAAACAG GGTCTTCCTCAGGAAATGGGAAAGTTGGAACAGCTCCGACAAAGTACTATGACGATATATATTTTGATTCTGATTCTGAGGATGAAGACAAAGCAG CACAGGtgaccaagaaaaagaagaagaaacaacacAGAATTCCAACAAATGatgaattactatatgatcctgaAAAAGATGACAGAGATCAGGCCTGGGTTGATGCACAGAGAAGAGG cTACCATGGTTTTGGAATACAGCGGCCACGTCAACAACAACAGCCTTTTCCAAATAGTGATGCTGTCTTGAATTGCCCTGCCTGCATGACCACACTGTGTCTTGATTGCCAAAG GCATGAATCATACAAAACTCAGTATAGAGCAATGTTTGTAATGAATTGTTCTATCAACAAAGAAGAGATTCTAAGATACAAAACCCCAGAGAACAGGAAGAAAAGGCGAGGCCATAAGAAGATGAGGTCTAACCAAGAAGATGCTGCGGAGCAGGCAGAGACAGATGTGGAAGAAATCTATCACCCAGTCATGTGCTCTGAATGTTCCACCGAAGTGGCAGTCTACGACAAGGATGAAGTCTTTCATTTTTTCAACGTTTTAGCAAGCCATTCCTAA